In one window of Aphidius gifuensis isolate YNYX2018 linkage group LG4, ASM1490517v1, whole genome shotgun sequence DNA:
- the LOC122854793 gene encoding N-alpha-acetyltransferase 80 isoform X2, with the protein MKNSCYKIVPIHQRPDLFLDCCNLINAEWPSSNTRRLRTLGMSCDNFPTCLVLLNNDKVIGHCKISLVPNLSDSCFIESVVIDYEWRSQGLGSSLLRGTEEYILSKGLKNIYLATKGQEVFYIKNGYRICEPINLFNCGYVADNIVDEEKKITTKIGQFSSGPTPPPLPKIKLPINNKVITTKTYMIKNF; encoded by the exons atgaaaaatagTTGCTACAAAATTGTACCAATTCATCAACGACctgatttatttttggattGTTGTAATCTCATAAATGCTGAATGGCCTTCCAGCAATACAAGacg cttaCGAACATTGGGAATGTCATGTGATAATTTTCCAACATGTCTTGTATTGTTAAACAATGATAAAGTTATTGGACATTGTAAAATTTCACTTGTACCAAATCTCAGTGACAGTTGTTTCATTGAATCAg tTGTTATTGATTATGAATGGAGATCACAAGGTTTGGGTTCATCATTATTACGTGGAACagaagaatatatattaagtaaaggcttaaaaaatatttatttagcaaCAAAAGGAcaagaagttttttatattaaaaatggttATAGAATATGTGaaccaattaatttatttaattgtggtTATGTTGctgataatattgttgatgaagaaaaaaaaattacaactaaAATTGGACAATTTTCTTCAGGTCCAACGCCACCACCTCttccaaaaattaaattgccaATTAATAACAAAGTTATAACTACAAAAAcatatatgattaaaaatttttaa
- the LOC122854793 gene encoding N-alpha-acetyltransferase 80 isoform X1 encodes MAYFNFRNIMKNSCYKIVPIHQRPDLFLDCCNLINAEWPSSNTRRLRTLGMSCDNFPTCLVLLNNDKVIGHCKISLVPNLSDSCFIESVVIDYEWRSQGLGSSLLRGTEEYILSKGLKNIYLATKGQEVFYIKNGYRICEPINLFNCGYVADNIVDEEKKITTKIGQFSSGPTPPPLPKIKLPINNKVITTKTYMIKNF; translated from the exons atggcttattttaattttagaaatatcatgaaaaatagTTGCTACAAAATTGTACCAATTCATCAACGACctgatttatttttggattGTTGTAATCTCATAAATGCTGAATGGCCTTCCAGCAATACAAGacg cttaCGAACATTGGGAATGTCATGTGATAATTTTCCAACATGTCTTGTATTGTTAAACAATGATAAAGTTATTGGACATTGTAAAATTTCACTTGTACCAAATCTCAGTGACAGTTGTTTCATTGAATCAg tTGTTATTGATTATGAATGGAGATCACAAGGTTTGGGTTCATCATTATTACGTGGAACagaagaatatatattaagtaaaggcttaaaaaatatttatttagcaaCAAAAGGAcaagaagttttttatattaaaaatggttATAGAATATGTGaaccaattaatttatttaattgtggtTATGTTGctgataatattgttgatgaagaaaaaaaaattacaactaaAATTGGACAATTTTCTTCAGGTCCAACGCCACCACCTCttccaaaaattaaattgccaATTAATAACAAAGTTATAACTACAAAAAcatatatgattaaaaatttttaa